A genomic window from Marinitoga hydrogenitolerans DSM 16785 includes:
- a CDS encoding potassium channel family protein — MEEYRRIFKQITFSITTIILIFLIGIFGFMLLEGWDFFKAFYITAITLSTVGYGMPENISNATIIFDAILIFSGISVVLYLISSLTALFVEGDFKKIGGILRMVKRIENLTNHYIIVGGGKVGKYIIDEFSKNKIPYIVIEKDQERIDKLLEKEEYKNINYIIGDAKDEDILIKAKIFEAKGVLLTLPSDVDNLYISLTAKTLNPSLYIVSNATSSEELRKLLYAGVDNVILPPEITGKRMALMVAKPNVLSFIESTQIDFGETFGFAEIKVPENSWMVGKEFGDLEISKTIDVVVMAIRRNGKAQYNPKSNFKIKPNDSLMVIGDQGDIEKLKRYVIMPQI, encoded by the coding sequence ATGGAAGAATATAGAAGAATATTTAAACAAATAACTTTTTCTATTACAACAATTATATTGATATTTCTTATTGGTATTTTTGGATTTATGTTATTGGAAGGTTGGGATTTTTTTAAAGCTTTTTATATTACTGCAATAACACTTTCTACTGTGGGGTATGGAATGCCGGAAAACATTTCTAATGCAACAATAATATTCGATGCTATACTCATATTTTCTGGTATTTCTGTAGTATTGTATTTGATTTCTTCTTTAACGGCATTGTTTGTTGAAGGAGATTTTAAAAAAATAGGGGGTATCCTTAGAATGGTGAAAAGAATAGAAAACCTTACAAATCATTATATAATAGTTGGTGGAGGGAAAGTTGGAAAATATATTATAGATGAATTTTCAAAGAATAAAATACCATATATTGTAATAGAAAAAGATCAAGAGAGGATTGATAAACTGCTTGAAAAAGAAGAATATAAGAATATAAATTATATTATAGGTGATGCAAAAGATGAAGATATATTAATAAAAGCAAAGATATTTGAGGCGAAAGGTGTATTGCTAACTTTACCAAGCGATGTTGATAATTTATATATTTCTTTAACAGCTAAAACATTAAATCCTTCGTTATATATAGTATCTAATGCTACCAGTTCGGAAGAATTAAGAAAGCTTTTATATGCTGGAGTTGATAATGTTATTTTACCTCCAGAGATAACAGGAAAAAGAATGGCGTTGATGGTGGCTAAACCAAATGTGCTTTCCTTTATTGAAAGTACCCAGATAGATTTTGGTGAAACATTTGGATTTGCAGAAATAAAAGTACCAGAAAATAGTTGGATGGTTGGAAAAGAGTTTGGTGATCTTGAGATATCTAAAACTATTGATGTTGTAGTTATGGCAATTAGAAGAAATGGAAAAGCTCAATATAATCCGAAATCTAATTTCAAAATAAAGCCAAATGATTCGCTTATGGTTATAGGAGATCAAGGGGATATAGAAAAACTAAAGAGATATGTAATAATGCCCCAAATCTAA